The Ranitomeya variabilis isolate aRanVar5 chromosome 7, aRanVar5.hap1, whole genome shotgun sequence genome includes a window with the following:
- the LOC143786268 gene encoding uncharacterized protein LOC143786268 — protein sequence MAFSTLSYGQVEADEIISRVNIPGEFLHTPVEEIRTRDWERELKKKTALELHYVTLAEYHKVKRIPRGLRVSLRPTLFSEKPDFCSKFEGILNKCSMDIMILTIEYLQKEISEIEKQLEVTHQQLRDTLSTEKFDGMKQKIEKTIEDFRNQLQDRKRLKFLRDTEDYHRKTVYRWRDNNTQRDRRQFRRGYSTASSSSDNDSNPRDTFPFLEQRRGRSNRGRRGGAPEPVDVNSRIRTRSQMPS from the exons ATGGCATTTAGCACACTTTCATATGGCCAAGTGGAGGCGGATGAAATTATTTCTCGTGTTAATATTCCTGGGGAGTTTTTACACACTCCGGTTGAAGAGATTCGCACTAGAGATTGGGAACGTGAACTCAAGAAGAAAACAGCACTTGAATTACACTATGTGACTTTGGCAGAATATCATAAGGTGAAGCGCATACCTCGGGGATTACGCGTTTCTCTACGcccgaccctattttcagagaaacCAGATTTTTGTTCTAAGTTTGAAGGTATTCTCAATAAGTGCTCCATGGATATTATGATTTTAACCATAGAATATCTTCAGAAAGAGATTTCTGAGATAGAGAAGCAATTGGAGGTTACTCACCAACAACTGCGTGATACACTTTCTACTGAGAAATTTGATGGTATGAaacaaaaaattgagaaaactaTTGAGGACTTCAGAAATCAACTACAGGACAGGAAACGTTTAAAGTTTTTACGAGATACAGAAGACTACCATCGCAAAACTGTATACAGATGGCGTGATAATAACACCCAGAGGGATCGTCGACAATTTAGACGTGGATATTCCACTGCCTCCTCCAGCTCCGATAATGACTCTAACCCTCGTGATACCTTTCCTTTTTTAGAGCAAAGGCGAGGTCGGTCCAACAGAGGCCGACGAGGAGGGGCTCCGGAACCAGTCGACGTCAACTCCAGAATCAGAACTCGGTCTCAG ATGCCTTCTTGA